In the genome of Staphylococcus durrellii, one region contains:
- a CDS encoding ribosomal-processing cysteine protease Prp has product MITVNVTLNSEGQVTDVIMDGHAEHGDYGHDIVCAGASAVLFGSVNAIMGLTTEKPDIDYEEDGGHFHIRSVDTNNEQAQLILQAMLVSLQTIEEEYHENIRLNYK; this is encoded by the coding sequence ATGATTACTGTTAATGTGACTTTAAATAGTGAGGGTCAAGTAACAGACGTAATTATGGATGGCCATGCAGAACATGGTGACTATGGTCATGACATAGTATGCGCAGGCGCTTCTGCCGTGCTATTCGGTAGTGTTAATGCTATTATGGGTTTAACGACTGAAAAACCTGATATTGATTATGAGGAAGACGGTGGTCATTTCCATATTAGAAGTGTTGATACTAATAATGAACAAGCACAATTAATTCTTCAAGCTATGTTAGTTTCGTTACAAACGATAGAAGAGGAATATCATGAGAATATAAGATTAAATTACAAGTGA
- the rpmA gene encoding 50S ribosomal protein L27, which translates to MLKLNLQFFASKKGVSSTKNGRDSESKRLGAKRADGQYVTGGSILFRQRGTKIYPGENVGRGGDDTLFAKIDGVVKFERKGRDKKQVSVYSAAE; encoded by the coding sequence ATGTTAAAATTAAACTTACAGTTCTTCGCATCGAAAAAAGGGGTAAGTTCTACAAAAAACGGACGTGACTCTGAATCTAAACGTTTAGGTGCTAAACGTGCTGACGGTCAATACGTAACTGGCGGTTCTATTTTATTCCGTCAACGTGGTACTAAAATTTATCCTGGTGAAAATGTAGGTCGCGGTGGCGACGATACATTATTCGCTAAAATCGACGGCGTTGTTAAATTCGAACGTAAAGGTCGCGACAAAAAACAAGTATCTGTATATTCAGCTGCTGAGTAA
- the obgE gene encoding GTPase ObgE — protein MFVDQVKISLKAGDGGNGITAYRREKYVPFGGPAGGDGGDGASVIFEVDEGLRTLLDFRYQSHFKAKRGEGGQSSNMHGKNAENLILQVPPGTIVRSVETGEVLADLVEHGQRATVAKGGRGGRGNSRFASPRNPAPDFSENGEPGEEIDVTLELKLLADVGLVGFPSVGKSTLLSIVSKAKPKIGDYHFTTIKPNLGVVATPDNRSFVMADLPGLIEGASDGVGLGHQFLRHVERTKVIVHVIDMSGSEGRDPLDDYQIINKELSAYEHKLEERPQIVVANKMDMPNSEHNLALFKDALKDEVIDIIPLSTFTRENIDKLLYLIANKLEEVKDVDFNEEEKDLGINRVVYKHTPNQDNFTITRDDDGAYVVRGKSIERMFKMTDFNSDPAVRRFARQMRSMGIDDALRDRGCENGDIVRILGGEFEFIE, from the coding sequence ATGTTTGTCGATCAAGTGAAAATATCACTCAAAGCTGGTGACGGTGGAAATGGTATTACAGCGTATAGAAGAGAAAAATATGTACCGTTTGGTGGTCCTGCTGGCGGAGACGGTGGCGATGGTGCGTCAGTCATTTTTGAAGTGGATGAAGGATTAAGAACTTTATTAGATTTTAGATATCAAAGCCACTTTAAAGCTAAAAGGGGTGAAGGTGGCCAAAGTAGTAATATGCATGGGAAAAATGCAGAGAACCTAATATTACAAGTGCCTCCAGGTACAATCGTTAGAAGTGTCGAAACAGGCGAAGTTTTGGCAGACTTAGTTGAACACGGGCAACGTGCAACTGTTGCAAAAGGCGGTCGTGGTGGTAGAGGTAATTCGCGCTTTGCCTCTCCACGTAACCCTGCTCCTGACTTTAGTGAAAACGGAGAACCAGGTGAAGAAATAGATGTAACATTAGAATTAAAATTATTGGCAGATGTAGGTTTAGTAGGTTTTCCTAGTGTAGGTAAATCAACTTTACTTTCTATCGTTTCAAAGGCAAAACCTAAAATTGGTGACTATCATTTTACTACAATCAAACCAAACCTAGGCGTCGTAGCTACGCCTGATAACAGAAGTTTCGTGATGGCGGATTTACCAGGACTGATTGAAGGTGCTTCCGATGGAGTTGGCTTAGGTCATCAATTCTTACGACATGTCGAACGCACAAAAGTAATTGTGCATGTGATAGATATGAGTGGCTCTGAAGGTCGTGATCCATTAGACGATTATCAAATCATCAATAAAGAATTAAGCGCCTATGAACATAAACTAGAAGAAAGACCACAAATTGTTGTAGCAAATAAAATGGACATGCCTAATTCAGAACATAATTTAGCGTTATTTAAAGATGCATTAAAGGATGAAGTGATTGATATTATTCCATTGTCTACATTTACACGTGAAAACATCGATAAATTACTTTATTTAATAGCTAATAAATTAGAAGAAGTTAAAGATGTAGACTTCAATGAAGAAGAAAAAGATTTAGGTATTAATAGAGTTGTTTATAAACATACACCTAATCAAGATAATTTCACTATTACTAGAGACGATGATGGTGCTTACGTGGTACGTGGTAAATCTATTGAACGTATGTTCAAAATGACTGACTTTAATAGTGATCCAGCAGTACGTAGATTCGCTAGACAGATGCGTTCAATGGGTATTGATGATGCATTGAGAGATAGAGGCTGTGAAAACGGAGATATAGTTAGAATTCTTGGTGGGGAATTTGAATTTATAGAATAG
- a CDS encoding ACT domain-containing protein, translating to MDSKDYKKFYLIREDVLPESVVKTIKIKDALKSDPKLSIFEAVKKYDLSRSAFYKYRDTIFPVDEKMESTKEFTLILYVNDIVGMLAEVLNTLSRLSLSVLTIHQSIPMDHRATITVSLDAKGTDLEIDDVIASLQTIDHVSKVELISMTI from the coding sequence ATGGATAGTAAAGATTATAAAAAGTTTTATTTAATTAGAGAAGATGTGTTGCCAGAATCTGTTGTGAAAACAATTAAAATTAAAGATGCTTTAAAAAGTGATCCTAAGCTATCCATATTTGAAGCAGTTAAAAAGTATGATTTATCAAGAAGTGCATTTTATAAATATAGAGATACTATTTTCCCAGTAGATGAAAAAATGGAGAGTACGAAAGAATTTACATTAATCTTATATGTTAATGATATAGTAGGTATGTTAGCGGAAGTATTAAATACCTTATCTAGATTAAGTTTGTCGGTATTAACTATCCACCAAAGTATTCCTATGGATCATAGGGCGACTATTACTGTCTCGTTAGATGCTAAAGGAACCGATTTAGAAATTGATGATGTAATTGCGTCATTACAAACGATTGACCATGTATCTAAAGTAGAATTAATAAGTATGACAATATAA
- the ruvA gene encoding Holliday junction branch migration protein RuvA, which yields MYAYIKGILTQLFPTHLVVETAGIGYEIQTPNSYRFQQYLDNEVKVFTSFIVREDAQLLYGFINVEEKDMFLNLIKVTGIGPKSALAILATSTPSEVIQAIENENDAYLTKFPGIGKKTARQIVLDLKGKVQVTEETTDNLLNHGMTNDTSNDTVKEAILALEALGYSKRELSKVEKTLNKETCESVDEAVKRGLQLLVS from the coding sequence TTGTACGCATATATAAAAGGTATTTTAACTCAATTATTTCCAACCCATTTAGTTGTAGAAACAGCGGGCATTGGTTATGAAATTCAAACACCTAATTCTTATCGTTTTCAACAATATCTAGATAATGAAGTGAAAGTATTCACTTCATTTATAGTGAGAGAAGATGCACAATTGTTATATGGTTTTATTAATGTAGAAGAAAAAGATATGTTTCTTAATTTAATTAAAGTAACAGGTATTGGACCTAAATCTGCGCTCGCAATTTTAGCTACGAGCACACCTTCTGAAGTTATACAAGCTATTGAAAATGAAAACGATGCTTATTTAACTAAATTTCCTGGTATCGGTAAAAAAACTGCACGTCAAATTGTGTTAGATTTAAAAGGTAAAGTACAAGTAACAGAAGAAACGACTGATAATTTATTAAATCACGGAATGACTAATGATACATCTAATGACACAGTTAAAGAAGCTATTTTAGCACTTGAAGCGTTAGGATACTCGAAACGAGAACTTAGTAAGGTAGAAAAGACACTAAACAAAGAAACGTGCGAATCGGTGGATGAAGCAGTTAAAAGAGGTTTGCAATTGTTAGTTTCTTAA
- the ruvB gene encoding Holliday junction branch migration DNA helicase RuvB: MDDRMVDQSLHEDETSFELSLRPKRIRQYIGQSSIKNNLEVFIKAAKLREEPLDHVLLFGPPGLGKTTLSNIIANEMEVNIRTISGPSLDRPGDLAAILSGLQPGDVLFIDEIHRLSSVVEEVLYSAMEDFFLDIVIGKGDEARSIRIDLPPFTLVGATTRAGSLTAPLRDRFGVQLRLEYYKNSELKEIIVRTAEVLGTSIDEDSAVELAKRSRGTPRVANRLLKRVRDFQQVNEDEHIYVETTKQALKLLQVDEEGLDYIDHKMMQCILNQYNGGPVGLDTIAVSIGEERITIEDVYEPFLIQKGFIERTPRGRKATPYAHEHFRNKGKR, translated from the coding sequence TTGGATGACAGAATGGTTGATCAATCATTACATGAAGATGAAACATCATTTGAATTATCGTTAAGACCTAAAAGAATACGTCAATATATCGGTCAATCTTCAATTAAAAACAACTTAGAAGTGTTTATTAAAGCAGCAAAATTGAGAGAAGAACCTTTAGACCATGTATTACTTTTTGGACCCCCAGGTTTAGGGAAAACAACTCTTTCTAATATTATAGCCAACGAAATGGAAGTTAATATTAGAACAATTTCTGGTCCATCTCTAGATAGACCGGGAGACTTAGCAGCGATATTATCTGGGTTACAACCGGGTGATGTATTATTTATAGACGAAATTCATAGACTAAGTAGTGTTGTAGAAGAAGTTTTATATTCGGCAATGGAAGATTTCTTTTTAGACATTGTAATAGGTAAAGGCGATGAAGCTAGAAGTATTAGGATAGACTTGCCACCATTTACATTAGTAGGTGCTACCACAAGGGCAGGAAGCTTAACAGCACCTTTAAGAGATCGTTTCGGTGTTCAATTACGACTAGAATACTATAAAAATTCAGAACTGAAAGAAATTATTGTTAGAACGGCAGAAGTGTTAGGCACATCTATTGATGAAGATAGCGCGGTAGAATTGGCTAAAAGAAGTCGCGGGACGCCACGTGTAGCAAATAGATTACTAAAACGTGTACGTGATTTTCAACAAGTAAATGAAGATGAGCATATTTATGTTGAAACTACAAAGCAAGCATTAAAACTTTTACAAGTAGATGAAGAAGGCTTAGACTATATTGATCATAAAATGATGCAATGTATTTTAAATCAATACAATGGTGGCCCAGTGGGATTAGACACTATTGCAGTCTCTATAGGTGAAGAGCGCATTACGATAGAAGATGTTTACGAACCTTTCCTTATTCAAAAAGGTTTTATAGAACGTACACCTAGAGGGCGTAAAGCTACACCTTATGCTCATGAACACTTTAGAAATAAAGGAAAGAGGTAG
- the queA gene encoding tRNA preQ1(34) S-adenosylmethionine ribosyltransferase-isomerase QueA, with product MDIEDFDYYLPEELIAQTPLKDRDQSRLLVLGKNNGNIEHRHFKDVIDYFEQGDTLVLNDTRVMPARLFGIKEETGAKVEMLMLTQLEGNDWEVLLKPAKRIQLGDKLNFGEGKIIAECVETLNQGGRIMRLHFDGILQERLDELGEMPLPPYIKERLDDPERYQTVYANEIGSAAAPTAGLHFTDELLTKIKQKGVNVAFITLHVGLGTFRPVSVENIDEHEMHSEYYQMTQETADLLNVTKANCGRIISVGTTTTRTLETIRQHNTKFVAESGWTDIFIYPGFKFKGVDGLITNFHLPKSTLVMLVSAFSTRDNILNAYNQAVLERYRFFSFGDAMLII from the coding sequence TTGGATATAGAAGATTTTGATTATTACTTACCAGAAGAACTAATTGCACAAACGCCCTTAAAAGATCGAGACCAAAGTCGTTTATTAGTTCTAGGCAAAAATAATGGTAATATAGAACATCGTCATTTTAAAGATGTCATCGATTATTTTGAGCAAGGTGATACATTAGTATTGAATGATACTCGTGTTATGCCAGCACGTCTTTTCGGTATTAAAGAAGAGACAGGCGCCAAAGTAGAAATGCTAATGCTTACACAATTAGAAGGTAATGATTGGGAAGTACTCTTAAAACCAGCTAAAAGAATACAATTAGGAGATAAACTAAATTTTGGAGAAGGTAAAATAATCGCTGAGTGTGTTGAAACATTAAATCAAGGTGGACGTATTATGCGCTTACATTTTGATGGTATTTTACAAGAGCGCTTGGATGAATTAGGGGAAATGCCACTACCTCCATATATAAAAGAACGGTTGGATGACCCAGAACGGTATCAAACTGTTTATGCAAATGAAATAGGTTCAGCTGCTGCACCAACAGCCGGCTTGCACTTTACAGATGAATTGCTAACTAAAATTAAACAAAAAGGTGTCAATGTTGCCTTTATTACTTTGCACGTAGGTTTAGGAACATTTAGACCCGTTAGCGTCGAAAATATAGATGAACATGAAATGCATAGTGAATATTATCAAATGACACAAGAAACGGCTGATTTATTAAACGTTACTAAAGCAAACTGTGGACGTATTATTTCGGTAGGAACGACTACAACGAGAACTTTGGAAACAATTCGTCAACATAACACAAAGTTTGTAGCAGAAAGCGGTTGGACTGATATTTTTATATATCCAGGTTTTAAATTTAAAGGCGTCGATGGTCTAATAACAAATTTCCATTTGCCAAAATCAACTTTAGTAATGCTAGTGTCTGCTTTTAGCACGAGAGATAATATTTTAAATGCATATAATCAAGCAGTATTAGAACGATATAGATTTTTCAGTTTTGGAGATGCAATGTTAATTATTTAG
- the tgt gene encoding tRNA guanosine(34) transglycosylase Tgt yields MPAVTYEHIKTCKQSGARLGIVHTPHGSFETPMFMPVGTKATVKTMSPEELHQMEAKIILGNTYHLWLQPGNDIIRKSGGLHQFMNWDGPILTDSGGFQVFSLSNLRNISEKGVEFRHHTNGSKLFLSPEKAMQIQNDLGSDIMMAFDECPPMPAEYKYVKESIERTTRWAERCLKAHNRQEDQALFGIIQGGEYKDLRQQSAEELVALDFPGYAIGGLSVGEPKPVMYDMVKHTEQFMPKDKPRYLMGVGSPDALIECSIRGMDMFDCVLPTRIARNGTCMTSEGRVIIKNAKYADDFGPLDPNCDCYTCKNYSRAYLRHLIKAEETFGIRLTTYHNLHFLLKLMENIRQAIREDRLLDFKEEFFEQYGLNVDNPKNF; encoded by the coding sequence ATGCCTGCAGTCACATACGAACATATAAAAACATGTAAGCAATCCGGTGCACGTTTAGGAATTGTACATACACCACATGGTTCATTTGAAACACCAATGTTTATGCCAGTCGGCACTAAGGCAACCGTGAAAACAATGAGCCCAGAAGAGCTACATCAAATGGAAGCAAAAATCATTTTAGGAAACACGTATCATTTGTGGTTACAACCAGGAAATGATATTATTCGTAAGAGTGGGGGATTACATCAATTCATGAATTGGGATGGTCCGATACTTACTGACTCAGGTGGCTTTCAAGTATTTAGTTTAAGCAATTTGAGGAATATATCAGAAAAAGGCGTAGAGTTTAGACATCATACCAATGGCTCGAAATTATTTTTAAGTCCTGAAAAAGCAATGCAAATACAAAATGATTTAGGTTCTGACATTATGATGGCTTTCGATGAATGCCCGCCAATGCCAGCCGAATATAAATACGTTAAAGAGTCAATTGAACGTACAACACGTTGGGCTGAGAGATGTTTAAAGGCGCATAATCGTCAAGAAGATCAAGCGCTATTTGGCATTATACAAGGTGGAGAGTATAAAGATTTAAGGCAGCAAAGTGCTGAAGAACTTGTCGCTTTAGACTTTCCAGGTTACGCTATTGGTGGTTTATCAGTTGGTGAACCTAAACCAGTGATGTACGATATGGTTAAACATACTGAACAATTTATGCCAAAGGATAAACCAAGATACTTAATGGGTGTTGGCTCTCCTGATGCTTTAATAGAATGTAGCATTCGCGGTATGGATATGTTCGATTGTGTATTACCTACTCGTATAGCTAGAAATGGTACATGCATGACTTCTGAAGGACGCGTTATTATCAAAAATGCAAAATACGCTGATGATTTTGGTCCATTAGACCCAAATTGTGACTGTTATACATGTAAAAATTACAGTAGAGCTTACCTAAGACATCTCATTAAGGCAGAGGAAACTTTTGGAATACGTCTTACTACATACCATAATTTGCATTTTCTGCTTAAATTAATGGAAAATATTAGACAAGCAATTCGTGAAGACCGTCTGTTAGATTTTAAAGAAGAATTTTTTGAACAATACGGACTTAATGTAGATAACCCTAAAAACTTTTAA
- the yajC gene encoding preprotein translocase subunit YajC: MQLTSLILPILLLALMWFFLIRPQQKKAKEHREMVQQIRSGQRVTTIGGIKGTVRSVDETTVVLTLNGNGTEITLEKPAIKQVDPS, from the coding sequence ATGCAATTAACGTCATTAATTTTACCAATTTTATTATTAGCATTAATGTGGTTCTTTTTAATTAGACCACAACAAAAGAAAGCTAAAGAGCATCGTGAAATGGTACAACAAATTCGTTCAGGTCAACGTGTTACGACTATTGGAGGAATTAAAGGTACCGTTAGAAGTGTTGACGAAACAACTGTCGTACTTACTTTAAATGGCAATGGTACAGAAATCACACTCGAAAAACCTGCAATTAAACAGGTTGATCCATCTTAA
- the secDF gene encoding protein translocase subunit SecDF produces MKKSSRIVAFILLVVLLFAGMGLTYKNVVKNVNLGLDLQGGFEVLYQVNPLQQGDKVDKDAVKSTSKTLENRVNKLGVSEPKIQVEDNNRIRVQLAGVKNQSQARKMLSSQANLTIRDANDNVKLTGKDLKQGTAKQEFKQNTNQPAVTFKLKDSDKFKKVTEEISKKKDNVMVVWLDYEKGDSYNKEKTKKDPKYVSAANVDKPINSDSVEISGGFNGEKGVQKAKQIADLLNAGSLPVHLKEIYSNSVGAQFGQDALDKTVFASMLGVAVIYLFMLGFYRLPGLVAVIALTTYIYLTLFAFNLISGVLTLPGLAALVLGVGMAVDANIIMYERIKDELKIGRTLKQAYKKANKSSFLTIVDANLTTVIAAAVLFFFGESSVKGFATMLLLGILMIFVTAVFLSRLLLTLLISSNFFKKSYGMFGVNKKHIHDINDGKDVHDLKTPYEKWDFMKLAKPLLSLSVLIIIVGAIILFVFKLNLGIDFTSGTRVDFDSENKVTQNKVTQTLEDKNFKPDQVSIGQNDKNVSVQFKKDLNKEQVAKIKDTVHNNFGHDPTVNTVSPVIGQELAKNAIMALIYAAIGIIIYTSFRFEWRMGLSSVLALLHDAFMIVAVFSLFRLEVDITFIAAVLTIIGYSINDTIVTFDRVRENLHKVKVITKAEQIDDIVNRSIRQTMTRSINTVLTVVVVVIALLIFGASSIFTFSLALLIGLITGVFSSVFIAVPLWGIMKKRQLKKSDDHKLVVYKEKRSNDEKILV; encoded by the coding sequence GTGAAAAAAAGTAGTAGAATAGTTGCGTTTATATTACTTGTGGTTCTATTGTTCGCGGGAATGGGACTTACATATAAAAACGTAGTTAAAAACGTTAACTTAGGTTTGGATTTACAAGGTGGATTTGAAGTACTTTACCAAGTCAATCCTTTACAACAAGGCGATAAGGTTGATAAGGATGCTGTAAAATCTACCTCTAAGACTTTAGAGAACCGTGTCAACAAACTCGGCGTTTCCGAACCTAAAATACAAGTTGAAGACAATAACCGCATACGTGTACAACTTGCTGGGGTTAAAAATCAATCTCAAGCAAGGAAAATGTTATCTTCACAAGCAAATTTAACGATTCGTGATGCTAACGATAATGTTAAATTAACCGGTAAAGATCTTAAACAAGGTACGGCAAAACAAGAATTTAAACAAAATACAAACCAACCTGCAGTTACTTTTAAACTAAAAGATAGTGACAAGTTTAAAAAAGTAACCGAAGAAATTTCTAAGAAAAAAGACAACGTTATGGTTGTATGGCTAGATTACGAAAAAGGGGATTCATACAACAAGGAAAAAACAAAGAAAGACCCTAAATATGTTTCAGCGGCAAATGTAGACAAACCAATTAATTCAGATAGCGTTGAAATTTCAGGTGGCTTTAATGGTGAAAAAGGCGTACAAAAAGCTAAACAAATTGCGGACTTGTTAAACGCTGGTTCTTTACCTGTTCATCTTAAAGAAATCTATTCAAATTCAGTTGGAGCTCAGTTTGGTCAAGATGCACTAGATAAAACTGTATTTGCTTCTATGTTAGGTGTAGCAGTTATTTACTTGTTTATGTTAGGATTTTATCGCTTACCTGGTCTTGTAGCGGTAATTGCTTTGACAACATATATCTATTTAACACTATTTGCATTTAACCTTATTTCAGGTGTACTTACTTTACCTGGTCTAGCAGCATTAGTGCTTGGCGTGGGTATGGCTGTTGATGCCAACATCATAATGTACGAACGGATAAAAGATGAGTTGAAGATAGGTCGAACCTTAAAACAAGCATATAAAAAAGCTAATAAAAGTTCATTCCTAACTATTGTCGATGCCAACTTAACGACTGTTATTGCAGCGGCAGTTCTGTTCTTCTTTGGTGAAAGTTCGGTAAAAGGTTTCGCAACTATGCTATTATTAGGTATTTTAATGATTTTCGTTACTGCAGTATTTCTATCTAGATTACTGTTGACGTTATTAATTTCATCAAATTTCTTCAAAAAGTCTTATGGTATGTTCGGTGTAAACAAAAAGCATATCCATGATATTAACGACGGAAAAGACGTCCATGATTTAAAAACACCTTATGAAAAATGGGACTTCATGAAATTAGCCAAACCATTATTATCACTAAGCGTATTGATAATTATTGTTGGTGCAATCATCCTATTTGTCTTTAAATTAAATCTAGGCATAGATTTCACAAGTGGTACACGAGTCGATTTTGATTCAGAAAATAAAGTAACTCAAAATAAAGTAACGCAAACACTCGAGGATAAAAACTTTAAACCTGATCAAGTATCGATTGGTCAAAATGATAAAAATGTGAGTGTTCAATTCAAAAAAGACTTAAATAAAGAGCAAGTAGCAAAAATTAAAGATACTGTTCACAACAATTTTGGACATGATCCAACTGTTAATACAGTATCACCCGTTATAGGTCAAGAATTAGCTAAAAATGCTATTATGGCACTTATTTATGCTGCTATTGGTATCATTATTTACACTTCATTCCGTTTCGAGTGGCGTATGGGACTTTCATCAGTATTAGCACTACTGCATGATGCCTTTATGATTGTAGCAGTATTCAGTTTATTTAGACTAGAAGTCGATATCACATTCATTGCAGCAGTATTAACAATCATTGGTTATTCTATAAATGACACGATTGTTACGTTTGATAGAGTACGTGAAAACTTGCATAAGGTGAAAGTCATTACTAAAGCAGAACAAATTGATGATATTGTTAATAGATCTATTAGACAGACTATGACGCGTTCAATTAATACAGTGTTAACTGTTGTTGTTGTAGTTATTGCATTGTTAATTTTTGGTGCATCAAGTATTTTCACATTCTCATTAGCTCTATTAATTGGTTTAATTACAGGTGTATTCTCTTCTGTATTTATTGCAGTACCGTTATGGGGAATAATGAAAAAACGACAACTTAAAAAATCTGATGACCATAAATTAGTAGTCTACAAAGAAAAACGCTCCAATGATGAAAAAATCTTAGTATAA